The DNA window TCGTTCATCTCTCGTATCTTCGAATCCTAAAGGTTAGAAGTTTCTCAATCAATCTCATATCATTTCCTTCTGTTATGTATCATTCGTCTGTTCTTCATTGATTGATTCCAATTCTCTGCTGTTGTATTACGCCATTGATTAGCTTACTGAGCTCGAACTAGGGTTGTCCATTTGTATCCCTTCTGCGTGTTTCAGAATCAAAAAAGTTcacattttatttatgtttttgattgatCTTGTGTAGCTACTAGAATCGCAGGAAGGAGTCATGGATCCAGCTGAAATGAGGTACTTGGAAGAACAGGATTGCCCGATGATGTAGATGATCAAAGGCTGCGTCACTGGTTTCGCCGCCGGGACTATCTACGGAACCATTCTGGCCACGTGGAAAGACGTTCCGAGAGTGGAGAGAAACGTGGCTCTCCCAGGACTCATCAGAATGCTGAAGATGATGGGAACACATGGGCTCACTTTCGCAGCTATTGGAGGTGTTTACATTGGTGTTGAACAGGTGGTTCAGAGTTATAGGGGAAAAAGAGTATTATCCTTACACCCCCGTCGAGTATTATCCTTACACCCCCGTCGAGAAAACAGCTCAAGCTGATGCCtgatttctcttcttttttttggtgacTGAAGTTAATAAAAGCTCTGCACTTGTGATCATCTCTCCATCATCTCTATTTTGATAACTTAATCTGGGAGATGTGAAATCGTAAAACTCTTTTGTTATTGTTTCCTCCTGTTTCTATCGAGAGTGACTTGAATCTTGTACTTGAATGTTGAATGTAAGAAACGTAACAGTTCTAAGCATCGGAATGAAATGTGTTTGCTTCTGTTAAACTATGAATGTTCAATGGATTGAATATGGCTAAGCACACTAGAAAACAAACAGACGAACTGGAATTTGGAGATCTACATGTAaatgccttcaaatctcggcaaTATGATGAGCATTCGGAATCGGGTTCGAGATAGAACaatacatcaacaattgaatgcggatttggttgagaatatatgacaaaaatttgaaacaaatcaAAGTTTCAACTAATCGGTTTTTCTCGTTTAcgatgtatttgtatttttaatatgcttttatgtcatttttaataaaaattttatgtttttttttcaaatcattcaacttaaattttttttttaaaaaaataatttttaatgaggTTCTACCAATGGatgatgaaaaaattaaatagattgACAAGAGTTCTAAAATtgtcaaatcacaaaattaatcCTAATTTAATCTTAGGAACCCATTAGGATCTCTAATGGATGGGGGTGGTCTTAGGAGTTCTAATGGATGGAATTACTCTCAAGAATATAGTGtctacaaaaaacaaaaaaaaactaggatTATTACTACTTCGGATCAATGTATTGAACTTGGAATTCTATTGTTCGATATTAAGCATTGGATGTTTCTTCTTTCAGAGTGCTCGTTGGGCCACGtcaataagaaaaaatgttttgattttactaaattagtaGGCCGTAATCCACGCTGTGTATGGAGAGAAATAGTTTATTACATTACTGTTGTACTAAAAGATTTGCTGTATagcttttttttaagaatgaaCATTCATATATCCGGTTGGATTCAGTTGATCTATTCGGATTTCAGATTTTTAgtgttagaaatttaaatcgtattctaatatttacaattttggtttggattagtttggatttggttcgaaTCATCACTGGTTTGGTTCGGATTCTAGTTCAGGTATTCATTTTAATTATgcattttttaacaaaaatccaaatatacttaaatcctcaaaatccaaaaataatataaaacataaaattttaataatgtaagactaaatatttaaatttacgtAAAAatagttcaatttaaatatttggatgtagaacaaataaatatttccaatattttgaacattttatgttatttttagataCTTACTTGTGattatgttgaattttttttagatattttcatatttttgaatatctaatagatataaaatttaaaataattaatatatttaagtatataattgtgatttagatgtttttggtatccaaaatattttagtctGGATCAGATCTCAATCTGGTTATCtggatattaaacttttagattCATTCGAGTACTTAATCAATTTTAGTTTGTGCTTAGTGTTACTTTCAAATctaattcggttcggttcttcaaATCCATATATGTTGTAGTTAAcatttattatgttaataatatataagggatgtcgAATGacatattttgtaattactCTAATAAGAGAtggttttgtaaataaaaaatgtgagAAATCTTTTCGTGTCGACGCATCATCGTAAtggtaattttgtaaatatattataattcaAAGGTTACTCATTAAAAATACtctcattttaatatatagaagatgtaatgttgataaaataatatgtagtCACATATAATGCCTGACATATATAGCTAGACTTATCTCATTTTAACGATATACTgtataataatataatcaaaatctcattttattaatcattaaattattttttcatatggAGTATTTGTaggaatccaaatattatatgTAGTCAAAGTAGGAAGTAGACAATCTTTCAAAAAAAgtcttgttgtaaaaaaaagacAATCTTTCAATTGAGatatgttagatttttaatggtaattacatcaaaaaattcataaattaatactcaataaatacaataaattaataaattttatagattctGAATTGAATCAGAGTAAAAGTTGatgtaatttaatatataataaaataatttttttttgaaaacgttATGTAAATATATGCTCCTAatgtaaacataattaataattaatatatatatataaactttatataaatataaatcttataaattgtgtagtttgttttttattcacagtgtaatatatctttattttttatttttttaaaatattgatgtTATTATATCCTTAAAATgcatttacatttataatacatattttctatacacggaatgataaaataaaaacaatattatatatatatatatatatatatataatctaagcAATAAATCTaccaaaaaatcaattattgttcttcttttacataaaatatattttaaattatataaattcaaaaatgattttctataaataaataagtttataaataaataaaatatcaatgtTTTAACGTTATTAGTTTATAGACATTTTACTGTAATAAGAATTAAtctgaaaataattattgttggaatattattaaaataataaaacatatatttaataaattttttaaaagatggtccaacttaaaaaaataatatatttgattggATATCCAATGCTACAACAtgctttttacatttatttcacaataatgtaaaaagtcaaaattattagatgaatatttatataattatcattagatttttttctataataatgttGTTATCAGATGCATTCTCCATTTACATATATAGGAGGAGTACGTAACGTCACTtccaataaaacaaataattaaaaggaaaataaaaagaagcttTTGCGTTTCGTTCGTTGAAGTTTAAAGCAGACGTCGCTAAAGTGTTAagcttttttgaaaaatctataATCgttgttaatttatatattttggttgcGTTATGTAATCCATCGTTTGCTTGAAGTAGAACAACCTCTCTGTCATTTTCTCACtaacacacactctctctctaagatTCGATTCTCTGCAATCAAAGCAAAGCTCTCTCTCCTAAAACTTGCTCTCTTCCAAGCCTCTTAAATCGAATAGACAATGTAACCGTCTCTTCTGCAAAATAATGCACCATCAGTTTTCAAGAACTCCACAGGTAGAAATCCGCTTCTCcttaatcttttttatttacaaggATCCTATGTTGTGTGGTAGGTAagtgtgattttatttttctggggaccttttttttttttttaattaagtcTTCTATGAGGTTTAACGCcgaggaagaagacgaaaatttagtggaagaagaaaaaaaaaacagaataaacaAAGGTTTTTCAAAAACTTGCAGCAAATCCATCTTCCTTTCCTCCTCTTCGTTGTTTTTCCGGTTTCTCCCAATATTTTCCCGAGAAAATTCTCAGCCATTTTCCCTAGAAACTTTTAAGGAAGTCAAATCTGAGCTGTGATCTTCTGCCAAAACCTCATTAAATATTTATCCTCTTTGGTATATTTCTTACTCAATTTGTTTTATACGATTGAAGATAAGAATTGATTTCTCtgatgttgacaaaaaaaaaaaaaaaaagatttctcaGAATCCTCCTCATCACCAATGCATTTTTTGTTCAGCAGGCGATGGTCAACCTTCATGTATCTCTCatcaattattatgtttttgctttttcttGCAGAGGCGTGTTCAAGAGCCTTTGAGTCATTCATTAAGTGGGctttgattacaaaaaaaaaaaaaatggaaggaGGAGTGTCCTTTGGTTTGATCGTTGGGATCTCACTTGGTTTAGTGATTGGTGTGGTCCTAGCTATTTCGGCGCTGTGCTGCTTTACGTACCATAGCAAGAGGTCTCAGATTGCCAACAGTGCCTCCAGAAGAACCGCTACGCTTCCCATCAGAGACAACGGTGCTGATTCCTGCACCATTATGTCTGATTCCACTCTTGCTCCTGATTCGCCTGTGAAGTCCTCCACCAATGGGAGGTCTCTTTGGCTTGATGGCTTTACCAAGAAGAGCAATGTGGTCTCTGCCTCTGGTATTTTGGAATATTCTTACAGGTTCTTGATCAGAGTATCCTTGCATGGTCTTTTATGTTTATTGTCTCTCTTAACTAATGAGGACTAGACTTCTCTTGTAAGAGTGTTTAATTAGATCTTTGGTGGTTCAACTCAGGGATTTGCAGAAAGCAACGTGTAATTTCACGACTTTGATAGGCCAAGGCGCATTTGGCCCCGTGTACAAAGCTCAAATGTCCACTGGTGAGACTGTTGCTGTCAAAGTTCTCGCAACTGATTCTAAACAGGGCGAGAAAGAGTTTCAGACAGaggtaaaaaagaaaacatatatctattaTGAAAATGTGCTTGATGATTCTGTATGACATTCAAATCTAAAGAATCAGATTAGGACTAGTTGATTATGCCCATGCTTAGTTATGTGAAACTGTTGCTATTGCTTCATCCACAAgttgttattttatttgttaaactCGCTCACTTGTCTATTCTTTTTCAGGTTATGTTATTGGGAAGGTTGCATCACCGTAACCTTGTCAACTTGGTCGGCTATTGCGCAGAGAAAGGCCAACACATGCTTATATATGTCTACATGAGTAAAGGAAGCTTAGCTTCTCACTTGTACAGTGAGCTACTACTTTATTCATCATATATTAATCAGCTTGTTAGTAAATGAATTCCAATCAATATCAAATCCGTTCAGTATAGTTATTCACCTCTATTATCTAACATGGTTTGGAATTTCATCAACTTGATGAGCTTTCATACAAGTTTGAGACGCGCTAAAATGCTTTTACTAATACAGGCGATAAACATGAACCGCTGAGCTGGGATTTGAGAATATATATTGCTTTAGACGTGGCACGTGGTCTAGAGTATCTTCATGACGGGGTAAGTAAGCTTATTATTTATGCCTGAAAACATTAACTATTCCATTGCATCTCTTCAACTTGCAAAGCTATGCTATACTCAACCTTCGTTTTGCAGGCTGTTCCTCCTGTAATCCACAGAGATATCAAATCTTCCAACATTTTGTTAGATCAATCCATGCGAGCTCGGGTAACTTATCTTCTTTCTCCCACTTGAGATCTCTTTACCTCAACTTTTCTCATTGTTGTTAACTTCAGGTTGCTGACTTTGGCCTGTCTAGAGAAGAAATGGTAAACAAACATGCTGCTAACGTCAGAGGAACGTTTGGTTACCTCGATCCAGAGTACATCTCCACAAGAACATTCACCAAGAAAAGCGATGTTTATGGCTTCGGGGTTTTGCTTTTCGAGCTTATAGCCGCAAGGAATCCTCAACAAGGTCTAATGGAATATGTTGAGCTGGTAAAGACAAATAACTAACAAATCCTTAGTTTCACATTTGTTTCTTTGAAGAGTTACATTTAaagacaacttttttttgttttgatgaaaaAACAGGCGGCGATGAATGCAGAGGAGAAAGTTGGGTGGGAAGAGATTGTGGATTCGAGATTAGATGGGAGGTTTGATTTACAGGAAGTGAACGAAGTGGCAGCTCTTGCATATAAATGCATCTCTCGTGCACCGAGGAAACGTCCCAACATGAGGGATGTTGTTCAGGTTTTGGCACGTGTTGTCAAGGTGAGACATTCCAGAAAACGTCAGAAGATGTCTTCCTCGCCTTATCCGTGTCTTCCTACGGTGGAGTCAAGTGGTGAGCAGACCGGGAATAGATCGGTACGGTCCGAAAATTATAGGAGAGAGAATTCTATGGAGAGTAGTATAGTTGAAGACTAGTGATGTAATTGTTGAAACAAAGAatgatgaagtttattacaaGTATTTggcatattttttaattgaattttatttagttttttttaagagGGTTTTAGGATGATTTGTAGATTTTGTCATACACTGATGTTGATGTTTACCACATTTAGCCCAAGCCCATAAAAACCCATAAGAGAAGTTAATCAGGGGCGTGATCCGAAAACGCTGTCGTTCGGAGTCCAGCGATAATCGTTATCCACGTTTTATCGCCTTCTCGAGCGGAtaggaggaagaagaatcaaGAAGTGTTTTAGGCTACTTCGCAGCGAAAGTTGCAGAGCGAGAACAGAGTTCAAAAAAATGGCGACCATGTCTGCTCTTCAGAGCTCCTTTACATCTCTTTCTATATCCTCCAATTCCTCCTTCCTCGGCCAGCGTCTCCTTTCCCCGATTCCCCTCTCCGTCGCATCTCCGGTAACTCCGATTCTCTAATTCTGATCTTAATCTCTCGTCATTAGCACTTTAAATGGTTTTAGACTCTGGAACGACACCGTTTGGCTGCTTCTCCAACATACTGAGAATGCTTTCATGTCGAGTGCAAAGTGTCTGCATTTTGGTATCTCCTCTGCTTATCTGTTGTACTCATTGCAGGTCAAGCTCGCTGAGAACCGCCCATGTCTTGTCTTTGCAAAGGTTAGTGACCACAAGAACCCATCTGTCAAGTGTCAACTAGAAGGAAACTGTTGAATCTCTCATTCCTTGATTCCCAAATGTatgattgcttcttctttttgttatgttttttttttcttgatttcagCTTAAGCGTTGGGAAAGGAAGAAATGCAAACCAAATAGTCTTCCCATTCTGCACAAGATGCACGTCAAGTTTGGAGATACGGTCAAAGTGATATCTGGACGAGACAAGGGTAAGATTGGAGAAGTGACTAAGATCTTTACCCACAACAGCACCATCGTCATCAAAGATGTTAACCTCAAGACCAAACACATGAAGAGCCGTGAAGAGGGTGAGCCTGGCCAAATTGTCAAGGTCAGTCATcatgactctctctctctctctcgttaaTTTGCAAAACAGAAACCATAGCTCTCCTTCACTCTCTTTTTAAAGAATGTGTTACGTGTTACAGATCGAAGCACCGATCCACAGCTCAAATGTGATGCTGTATTCGAAAGAAAAGGAGGTGGTAAGCCGGGTGGGTCACAAGGTCCTTGAAGATGGACAGAAGGTAAGATATCTTATCAAAACTGGGGAACTTATCGACACCATTGAGAAGTGGAAGCAACTTAAGGAGGCTAAGGATAAAGAAACCACTCAAGTTGCAGCTGCCTCCGCATCTTAACATCTCCActtttttgatatatttgtCTCATGAATGTATTAAGTTGCTTCCTTAAGTAAAGCTTAGAACGGTCTGTGCTTTATTctaaagatacattatttttacaGAGTATTTTCGAAAACTAGTGCATGTGCAAAGCTATGGAATATGTTTTATATCAACCAAAATTTTACCAATAAACCACTTCAAATGAGAGGATTCCGGATTTGGATTTCTGTCATTATCTTCCAGTTGTAGAGCGGTCTGATAAGTAGCTGTGATTAtaaaaagggcaaatctccaaaatagcaattttctaagtttatatcacaaaaatagcactcaaaaactaaaatgaccaaaatagcacgtttatcctttgaaaattttaatttttttattttttaaaatttgaaatcttatccgcaaaacctcatttctcaactctaaaccctgaaccctaaactctaactctaaaccctaaaccatcaacactaaaccctaaactatcaacactaaaccctaaaagtaaactctaaaccctaaaccttaaaaaattaaccctaaacttttaactctaaaccctaagcttgtgatttttgataaaacattaagtgctcactacaagaaaacacatgcttaacgacgaaaattaacgaggaaaaacaatcctcgtaaatttgcgtcgaatttacgacgaatttacgtgaaaaactaaagtcatcgttatttcctcgtaacgtaacgacaaaactgtttcgtcgtaaagtggatgtaattttacgagtattttacgaggaaaaactatttcctcgtaaatacgacgtaaattttgcgtggtatttacgagggaatagtttacgtgtatttagcgaggaaatttttgaatccaccaacttcataggtgttacacgttttttttgcccacctaattaattttcgtcgtaaattcatagcaaaattacaactaccagattcgaattttcctataaatatggatgtttaaacatcattttaaacacaccaacaacaaaaaacgtgaaagaaaaaaaatggctggctccgggactatttacgagttgcggaagtggatgtatatgcatagagatgctaacgggagagtgacgaaagaataccttgcgggtctggagacatttatgcatcaagcagattcaacaccgctcgcccaagaaagtggtaagatgttctgtccttgtcggaaatgcaacaattcgaaactggcaaaccgtgaaaatgtttggaagcatttaataaatagaggtttcacgNNNNNNNNNNNNNNNNNNNNNNNNNNNNNNNNNNNNNNNNNNNNNNNNNNNNNNNNNNNNNNNNNNNNNNNNNNNNNNNNNNNNNNNNNNNNNNNNNNNNNNNNNNNNNNNNNNNNNNNNNNNNNNNNNNNNNNNNNNNNNNNNNNNNNNNNNNNNNNNNNNNNNNNNNNNNNNNNNNNNNNNNNNNNNNNNNNNNNNNNNNNNNNNNNNNNNNNNNNNNNNNNNNNNNNNNNNNNNNNNNNNNNNNNNNNNNNNNNNNNNNNNNNNNNNNNNNNNNNNNNNNNNNNNNNNNNNNNNNNNNNNNNNNNNNNNNNNNNNNNNNNNNNNNNNNNNNNNNNNNNNNNNNNNNNNNNNNNNNNNNNNNNNNNNNNNNNNNNNNNNNNNNNNNNNNNNNNNNNNNNNNNNNNNNNNNNNNNNNNNNNNNNNNNNNNNNNNNNNNNNNNNNNNNNNNNNNNNNNNNNNNNNNNNNNNNNNNNNNNNNNNNNNNNNNNNNNNNNNNNNNNNNNNNNNNNNNNNNNNNNNNNNNNNNNNNNNNNNNNNNNNNNNNNNNNNNNNNNNNNNNNNNNNNNNNNNNNNNNNNNNNNNNNNNNNNNNNNNNNNNNNNNNNNNNNNNNNNNNNNNNNNNNNNNNNNNNNNNNNNNNNNNNNNNNNNNNNNNNNNNNNNNNNNNNNNNNNNNNNNNNNNNNNNNNNNNNNNNNNNNNNNNNNNNNNNNNNNNNNNNNNNNNNNNNNNNNNNNNNNNNNNNNNNNNNNNNNNNNNNNNNNNNNNNNNNNNNNNNNNNNNNNNNNNNNNNNNNNNNNNNNNNNNNNNNNNNNNNNNNNNNNNNNNNNNNNNNNNNNNNNNNNNNNNNNNNNNNNNNNNNNNNNNNNNNNNNNNNNNNNNNNNNNNNNNNNNNNNNNNNNNNNNNNNNNNNNNNNNNNNNNNNNNNNNNNNNNNNNNNNNNNNNNNNNNNNNNNNNNNNNNNNNNNNNNNNNNNNNNNNNNNNNNNNNNNNNNNNNNNNNNNNNNNNNNNNNNNNNNNNNNNNNNNNNNNNNNNNNNNNNNNNNNNNNNNNNNNNNNNNNNNNNNNNNNNNNNNNNNNNNNNNNNNNNNNNNNNNNNNNNNNNNNNNNNNNNNNNNNNNNNNNNNNNNNNNNNNNNNNNNNNNNNNNNNNNNNNNNNNNNNNNNNNNNNNNNNNNNNNNNNNNNNNNNNNNNNNNNNNNNNNNNNNNNNNNNNNNNNNNNNNNNNNNNNNNNNNNNNNNNNNNNNNNNNNNNNNNNNNNNNNNNNNNNNNNNNNNNNNNNNNNNNNNNNNNNNNNNNNNNNNNNNNNNNNNNNNNNNNNNNNNNNNNNNNNNNNNNNNNNNNNNNNNNNNNNNNNNNNNNNNNNNNNNNNNNNNNNNNNNNNNNNNNNNNNNNNNNNNNNNNNNNNNNNNNNNNNNNNNNNNNNNNNNNNNNNNNNNNNNNNNNNNNNNNNNNNNNNNNNNNNNNNNNNNNNNNNNNNNNNNNNNNNNNNNNNNNNNNNNNNNNNNNNNNNNNNNNNNNNNNNNNNNNNNNNNNNNNNNNNNNNNNNNNNNNNNNNNNNNNNNNNNNNNNNNNNNNNNNNNNNNNNNNNNNNNNNNNNNNNNNNNNNNNNNNNNNNNNNNNNNNNNNNNNNNNNNNNNNNNNNNNNNNNNNNNNNNNNNNNNNNNNNNNNNNNNNNNNNNNNNNNNNNNNNNNNNNNNNNNNNNNNNNNNNNNNNNNNNNNNNNNNNNNNNNNNNNNNNNNNNNNNNNNNNNNNNNNNNNNNNNNNNNNNNNNNNNNNNNNNNNNNNNNNNNNNNNNNNNNNNNNNNNNNNNNNNNNNNNNNNNNNNNNNNNNNNNNNNNNNNNNNNNNNNNNNNNNNNNNNNNNNNNNNNNNNNNNNNNNNNNNNNNNNNNNNNNNNNNNNNNNNNNNNNNNNNNNNNNNNNNNNNNNNNNNNNNNNNNNNNNNNNNNNNNNNNNNNNNNNNNNNNNNNNNNNNNNNNNNNNNNNNNNNNNNNNNNNNNNNNNNNNNNNNNNNNNNNNNNNNNNNNNNNNNNNNNNNNNNNNNNNNNNNNNNNNNNNNNNNNNNNNNNNNNNNNNNNNNNNNNNNNNNNNNNNNNNNNNNNNNNNNNNNNNNNNNNNNNNNNNNNNNNNNNNNNNNNNNNNNNNNNNNNNNNNNNNNNNNNNNNNNNNNNNNNNNNNNNNNNNNNNNNNNNNNNNNNNNNNNNNNNNNNNNNNNNNNNNNNNNNNNNNNNNNNNNNNNNNNNNNNNNNNNNNNNNNNNNNNNNNNNNNNNNNNNNNNNNNNNNNNNNNNNNNNNNNNNNNNNNNNNNNNNNNNNNNNNNNNNNNNNNNNNNNNNNNNNNNNNNNNNNNNNNNNNNNNNNNNNNNNNNNNNNNNNNNNNNNNNNNNNNNNNNNNNNNNNNNNNNNNNNNNNNNNNNNNNNNNNNNNNNNNNNNNNNNNNNNNNNNNNNNNNNNNNNNNNNNNNNNNNNNNNNNNNNNNNNNNNNNNNNNNNNNNNNNNNNNNNNNNNNNNNNNNNNNNNNNNNNNNNNNNNNNNNNNNNNNNNNNNNNNNNNNNNNNNNNNNNNNNNNNNNNNNNNNNNNNNNNNNNNNNNNNNNNNNNNNNNNNNNNNNNNNNNNNNNNNNNNNNNNNNNNNNNNNNNNNNNNNNNNNNNNNNNNNNNNNNNNNNNNNNNNNNNNNNNNNNNNNNNNNNNNNNNNNNNNNNNNNNNNNNNNNNNNNNNNNNNNNNNNNNNNNNNNNNNNNNNNNNNNNNNNNNNNNNNNNNNNNNNNNNNNNNNNNNNNNNNNNNNNNNNNNNNNNNNNNNNNNNNNNNNNNNNNNNNNNNNNNNNNNNNNNNNNNNNNNNNNNNNNNNNNNNNNNNNNNNNNNNNNNNNNNNNNNNNNNNNNNNNNNNNNNNNNNNNNNNNNNNNNNNNNNNNNNNNNNNNNNNNNNNNNNNNNNNNNNNNNNNNNNNNNNNNNNNNNNNNNNNNNNNNNNNNNNNNNNNNNNNNNNNNNNNNNNNNNNNNNNNNNNNNNNNNNNNNNNNNNNNNNNNNNNNNNNNNNNNNNNNNNNNNNNNNNNNN is part of the Brassica oleracea var. oleracea cultivar TO1000 unplaced genomic scaffold, BOL UnpScaffold01309, whole genome shotgun sequence genome and encodes:
- the LOC106321209 gene encoding 50S ribosomal protein L24, chloroplastic, with protein sequence MATMSALQSSFTSLSISSNSSFLGQRLLSPIPLSVASPVKLAENRPCLVFAKLKRWERKKCKPNSLPILHKMHVKFGDTVKVISGRDKGKIGEVTKIFTHNSTIVIKDVNLKTKHMKSREEGEPGQIVKIEAPIHSSNVMLYSKEKEVVSRVGHKVLEDGQKVRYLIKTGELIDTIEKWKQLKEAKDKETTQVAAASAS
- the LOC106321207 gene encoding probable leucine-rich repeat receptor-like serine/threonine-protein kinase At5g15730 isoform X2, with translation MEGGVSFGLIVGISLGLVIGVVLAISALCCFTYHSKRSQIANSASRRTATLPIRDNGADSCTIMSDSTLAPDSPVKSSTNGRSLWLDGFTKKSNVVSASGILEYSYRDLQKATCNFTTLIGQGAFGPVYKAQMSTGETVAVKVLATDSKQGEKEFQTEVMLLGRLHHRNLVNLVGYCAEKGQHMLIYVYMSKGSLASHLYSDKHEPLSWDLRIYIALDVARGLEYLHDGAVPPVIHRDIKSSNILLDQSMRARVADFGLSREEMVNKHAANVRGTFGYLDPEYISTRTFTKKSDVYGFGVLLFELIAARNPQQGLMEYVELAAMNAEEKVGWEEIVDSRLDGRFDLQEVNEVAALAYKCISRAPRKRPNMRDVVQVLARVVKVRHSRKRQKMSSSPYPCLPTVESSGEQTGNRSVRSENYRRENSMESSIVED
- the LOC106321207 gene encoding probable leucine-rich repeat receptor-like serine/threonine-protein kinase At5g15730 isoform X1, translated to MHFLFSRRWSTFMYLSSIIMFLLFLAEACSRAFESFIKWALITKKKKMEGGVSFGLIVGISLGLVIGVVLAISALCCFTYHSKRSQIANSASRRTATLPIRDNGADSCTIMSDSTLAPDSPVKSSTNGRSLWLDGFTKKSNVVSASGILEYSYRDLQKATCNFTTLIGQGAFGPVYKAQMSTGETVAVKVLATDSKQGEKEFQTEVMLLGRLHHRNLVNLVGYCAEKGQHMLIYVYMSKGSLASHLYSDKHEPLSWDLRIYIALDVARGLEYLHDGAVPPVIHRDIKSSNILLDQSMRARVADFGLSREEMVNKHAANVRGTFGYLDPEYISTRTFTKKSDVYGFGVLLFELIAARNPQQGLMEYVELAAMNAEEKVGWEEIVDSRLDGRFDLQEVNEVAALAYKCISRAPRKRPNMRDVVQVLARVVKVRHSRKRQKMSSSPYPCLPTVESSGEQTGNRSVRSENYRRENSMESSIVED